The following are from one region of the Hydrogenophaga sp. BPS33 genome:
- a CDS encoding pre-toxin TG domain-containing protein, which translates to MSHSPFANVRRTVSQENARLVNVCGANCTAEDLQRIDRQMVALEQAGNLAEIAQRGVMTSQQAQQMAQLVFELYPGYGNAESFAQLITGQSSLTGEAVSRFWAAVGVIPIAGGVLKKVGEPSAEALVAVLKVGDAAKGFASDAGRVGSRINLSNEVMEHVIARHLSGKSNASQFLLSEVELRSILSSQSVVDLPIVRSIESAGGIRYLREFDAGRVIGTDRFNGNQATSVMTIMTDRFGNLVSTFPGLLK; encoded by the coding sequence GTGAGCCACAGCCCGTTCGCCAATGTGCGGCGCACGGTGAGCCAGGAGAACGCGCGCTTGGTCAACGTGTGCGGTGCGAACTGCACGGCAGAAGACCTGCAGCGCATCGACCGGCAGATGGTGGCCTTGGAGCAGGCGGGCAACTTGGCCGAGATCGCACAGCGCGGGGTGATGACATCGCAGCAGGCGCAGCAGATGGCGCAATTGGTGTTCGAGCTCTACCCGGGTTACGGCAACGCCGAATCGTTCGCCCAGCTCATCACGGGGCAGAGCAGCCTCACGGGGGAAGCGGTCAGCCGCTTCTGGGCTGCGGTCGGGGTGATTCCCATAGCCGGGGGTGTCTTGAAGAAGGTGGGGGAGCCTTCGGCGGAAGCGCTTGTTGCAGTCTTAAAAGTAGGCGACGCGGCAAAGGGATTTGCGAGTGATGCTGGTCGTGTTGGATCGCGCATCAATCTGTCCAATGAAGTCATGGAGCACGTGATTGCTCGTCATCTTTCAGGAAAATCCAATGCAAGCCAGTTCTTGCTGTCTGAGGTCGAACTGCGGTCGATACTGTCGAGTCAGTCAGTGGTAGATTTACCAATTGTTCGGAGTATCGAGAGCGCAGGGGGCATTCGATATCTACGCGAATTCGACGCAGGCCGGGTCATCGGGACCGACAGGTTCAATGGCAACCAAGCTACTTCGGTGATGACGATCATGACCGACCGCTTCGGCAACCTCGTAAGTACGTTCCCAGGATTGCTCAAATGA
- the gshB gene encoding glutathione synthase has translation MKKILVVADPLEAFKIYKDTTFSMMRELQKRGHTLAACEPEHLQWQSGQPVTAQVRHVTLTGDADAWFTVTKEGREALRSFDAVLMRKDPPFDSEFFYATHLLEQAEREGARVFNSPRALRDHPEKLALMEFAQFAPPTLVTRRPEAIRAFHAEHKDIILKPLDGMGGMGIFRVGADGMNLGSIIETLNQGGATSVMVQRYLPEIVQGDKRLLLIGGQVAPFVLARIPQGSEVRGNLAAGGKGVAQPLSEVDRQVAEAIAPALAARGLLLVGLDMIGDKVTEINVTSPTCFQEIQQQTGFDVPAMFVDALEAALA, from the coding sequence ATGAAAAAAATCCTTGTCGTCGCCGACCCGCTCGAAGCCTTCAAGATCTACAAAGACACCACTTTCTCGATGATGCGCGAGCTGCAAAAGCGCGGCCACACGCTGGCGGCCTGCGAGCCCGAGCACCTGCAGTGGCAGAGCGGCCAACCCGTGACGGCGCAGGTGCGCCACGTCACGCTCACCGGCGATGCCGATGCGTGGTTCACCGTCACGAAGGAAGGCCGCGAAGCGCTGCGCAGCTTCGATGCGGTGCTGATGCGCAAGGACCCGCCGTTTGACAGCGAGTTCTTCTACGCCACGCACTTGCTGGAACAGGCCGAACGCGAAGGCGCGCGCGTATTCAACAGCCCGCGCGCGCTGCGCGACCACCCCGAGAAACTCGCGCTGATGGAGTTCGCGCAGTTCGCACCGCCCACGCTGGTGACGCGCCGACCCGAAGCCATCCGCGCTTTCCACGCCGAGCACAAGGACATCATTCTCAAGCCGCTCGACGGCATGGGCGGCATGGGCATCTTCCGCGTGGGTGCCGACGGCATGAACCTCGGCTCCATCATCGAAACGCTCAACCAGGGCGGCGCCACCAGCGTGATGGTGCAGCGCTACCTGCCCGAGATCGTGCAGGGCGACAAGCGCCTGCTGCTCATCGGCGGCCAGGTGGCACCCTTCGTGCTAGCGCGCATTCCGCAGGGCAGCGAGGTGCGCGGCAACCTGGCCGCCGGTGGCAAGGGCGTGGCGCAGCCGCTGAGCGAGGTGGACCGCCAGGTGGCCGAGGCGATCGCGCCCGCGCTGGCCGCGCGCGGCCTCTTGCTTGTGGGCCTGGACATGATCGGCGACAAGGTGACCGAGATCAACGTCACCAGCCCCACCTGCTTCCAGGAGATCCAGCAGCAGACCGGTTTCGACGTGCCCGCGATGTTTGTCGACGCGCTGGAGGCGGCGCTGGCATGA
- a CDS encoding DUF6862 domain-containing protein: MQTDSEGCAAGAAGAVLGHLAAEWIDDGTRSNADITNFARLIAGLGGALVAMHTDGDAQSVTIAPMAGENAAANNYLRHVEAQRLADLKFRQLQGKCDQACSADIQRLEMLDKERNKFLAACEGSNSSQCQAARQDVRVAAAEYIRAIDPDLDLRALQERDETLLLARNTMGGTATGDIVGGYLDTLREGIESLVGGAQKAMQALMGDPQAQAALREARDNSGPRCKTPSNGRTCWAR; the protein is encoded by the coding sequence GTGCAGACCGATTCTGAAGGCTGCGCGGCCGGGGCAGCCGGGGCCGTACTCGGGCACTTGGCCGCGGAGTGGATCGACGACGGCACGCGATCGAACGCGGACATCACCAACTTCGCCAGACTCATTGCGGGTCTGGGCGGCGCGCTGGTGGCCATGCACACCGATGGCGATGCGCAGAGTGTGACGATCGCCCCCATGGCCGGGGAGAACGCGGCGGCGAACAACTACCTGCGCCACGTCGAGGCCCAGCGACTGGCCGACCTGAAGTTCCGGCAACTGCAAGGCAAGTGCGACCAGGCCTGCTCCGCCGACATCCAGCGCTTGGAAATGCTGGACAAGGAGCGCAACAAGTTTCTGGCCGCCTGTGAAGGCAGCAACTCATCGCAATGCCAGGCCGCACGCCAGGACGTGCGCGTGGCCGCCGCCGAATACATCCGCGCGATCGACCCAGACCTCGATCTGCGCGCGCTTCAGGAGCGCGACGAAACCTTGCTGCTGGCGCGCAACACCATGGGCGGGACCGCCACGGGCGACATCGTGGGGGGCTACCTCGACACCTTGCGCGAGGGCATCGAGTCGCTCGTGGGTGGCGCTCAGAAAGCGATGCAGGCCCTGATGGGCGACCCTCAGGCGCAAGCCGCGCTGCGCGAGGCGCGGGACAACTCTGGACCACGGTGCAAGACCCCGAGCAATGGCCGTACTTGCTGGGCGCGATGA
- a CDS encoding benzoate/H(+) symporter BenE family transporter, producing the protein MSFFRDVNLSAATAGFVAVLVGFTSSVAIVFQAAQAFGATPAQITSWMWALGLGMGLCSAIPSLVWRQPVMVAWSTPGAAVLATAGLAGGFNMADAVGAFLVCAALIVLVGATGWFERVMNRIPMAIASALLAGVLTRFGLQAFAAAQTALPLVVLMLLTYLLGRRLAPRYAVPLTLLAAVAYVVARGQFNGGAVTFELAMPVFTMPAFSLAAFTSLALPLFVVTMASQNLPGVAAIRAAGYDMPISRIITISGLATLVLAPFGAFALNLSAITAAICMGPEAHADPKKRYTAAVVCGGIYVLIGLFGAAITGLLIAFPRELVMAIAGIALLGSIGGGLHAALKDEAHREAALITFLVTLSGVVIGGIGSAFWGVVAGAIALFVQQYAFAAKRKP; encoded by the coding sequence ATGTCCTTTTTCCGCGACGTCAACCTCTCCGCCGCCACCGCCGGCTTCGTCGCCGTGCTGGTCGGTTTCACCAGTTCGGTGGCCATCGTCTTTCAGGCCGCGCAGGCCTTCGGCGCCACGCCGGCCCAGATCACCTCCTGGATGTGGGCGCTTGGCCTGGGCATGGGCTTGTGCTCGGCCATTCCTTCCCTGGTCTGGCGCCAGCCAGTCATGGTGGCTTGGAGCACGCCGGGTGCCGCCGTGCTGGCCACGGCGGGCTTGGCCGGTGGCTTCAACATGGCCGACGCGGTGGGCGCGTTTCTCGTCTGCGCCGCGTTGATCGTGCTGGTCGGTGCCACGGGCTGGTTCGAGCGGGTGATGAACCGCATTCCGATGGCGATCGCATCGGCCTTGCTGGCGGGCGTGCTCACGCGCTTCGGTCTGCAAGCCTTCGCCGCCGCGCAGACCGCGCTCCCCTTGGTGGTGCTCATGTTGCTGACCTATCTGCTCGGCCGGCGGCTCGCGCCGCGCTATGCGGTGCCGCTGACCCTGCTGGCCGCCGTGGCGTATGTGGTGGCGCGCGGCCAATTCAATGGCGGCGCGGTCACCTTCGAACTCGCCATGCCGGTGTTCACCATGCCAGCCTTCAGCCTGGCTGCCTTCACCAGCCTGGCGCTGCCGCTGTTCGTGGTGACCATGGCCTCGCAGAACCTGCCTGGCGTGGCGGCGATCCGCGCGGCCGGGTACGACATGCCGATCTCCAGGATCATCACCATCAGCGGCCTGGCGACCCTGGTGCTTGCACCCTTCGGGGCGTTTGCCCTCAACTTGAGCGCCATCACCGCCGCCATCTGCATGGGCCCCGAGGCCCATGCCGACCCGAAGAAACGCTATACCGCTGCCGTGGTGTGCGGGGGCATCTATGTGCTCATCGGCCTGTTCGGCGCGGCCATCACGGGCCTGTTGATCGCCTTCCCGCGCGAGCTGGTGATGGCCATCGCCGGCATCGCGCTGCTGGGCAGCATCGGCGGGGGCCTGCACGCGGCCCTGAAGGACGAAGCCCACCGCGAGGCCGCACTTATCACATTTCTCGTCACGCTGAGTGGCGTGGTCATCGGCGGCATCGGCTCGGCCTTCTGGGGCGTGGTCGCCGGCGCCATCGCGCTGTTTGTGCAACAGTACGCCTTCGCTGCAAAACGCAAGCCTTGA